AGTTATTAAAAGGGCAAAAGATGGAGGAGTAGAATATGTTATAACTGTCGGCTGTTTAAGGGAAAGGGCAGATTTAAGAAAGGTCGCTGCACTCACTAAAAGATACGATATGGTTTATTCTGCATTAGGCATTCATCCCCATGATGCAAGGCATGCAGTAATAGAAGCATATTCTGAAATAGAAGAACTTGCCAAAGACAAAAAGGTTGTTGCCATTGGTGAGACAGGGCTTGATTATTATTATGAACACTCCCCAAAGGATATTCAAAAAGATGCATTTGTCCAACAAATCCATATTGCAAGGCAGATAAAACTCCCTCTTATCATCCACAGTAGAGAGGCGCAAAACGATACACTTGATATTATAAGACATGAAAATGTGAGGGATATAGGCGGTGTTGTCCATTGTTTTTCAGGCAAATATGAGATGGCAAAAAAGGTTCTTGATATGGGCTTATATATCTCATTTACAGGTGTTGTTACATTCCCGAAGGCTGAAAACATCCATGAACTTGTGAGAAAGATACCTATTGAGAATATGCTTGTTGAAACAGACTGTCCCTATCTAGCGCCAGAGCCTCATAGAGGCAAAAGGAATGAGCCTTCGTTTGTCACATTTATTGCCAGAAGGATAGCAGAATTAAAAAACCTATCATATAATGATGTTGCGAGGATAACCACACTGAATGCAAAAAGGCTGTTTAACATTATAGATAGTAAACCAGAAACAAAGATTGTATATCCCATCAGAAATTCCCTTTATCTCAATATAACCAATCGCTGTACAAACTACTGCACATTTTGTGCAAAGTTTGATGACTACACTGTGAAGGGTCATAATCTTAAACTTGAAAAAGAGCCTACTTCGCAGGAGATTCTAAATGCAGTAGGACCAAATCCAACAAAATATGACGAGGTTGTTTTCTGCGGTTTTGGAGAACCTCTTATAAGGCTTGATGTGGTCAAAGAGGTTGGGATGCTGCTAAAAAAGATGGGGTGCAGGATAAGGATTGATACAGACGGTATGGCAAATCTTGTGCATGGCAAAAATTGCCTGCCCGAACTTATGTTTGTTGATGTAATATCTGTCAGCATGAATGCCGCTGATTCAGAAACATATCAGAAACTTGTCAAAACACCATTTGGAGAAAAGGCATTTCCTGCAATACTATGGTTTTTAAAAGAGGCGAAAAGATACATCCCAAGGGTTGTTGCCACAGTTGTTGCTGTGCCGGGTTTAGATATAGAGGCATGCCGGCAATTGGCAGAAGATGAAATTGGGGTCGGTTTCAGGGTCAGGGAGTATGATGTGGTAGGATGAGTTAAATAAAAATGCAAAATGCAAAATGACACGACCCACTTCGTGGGTGCCCCGAATTCAAAAGTAAACACCTTAATTTTGATTTTTGATATTTAATTTTTGATTTTATTTCTTTCACGCATAATTAATTCTGATACAGGAACAATATCAATTTCACCATTTTTAAGTTTGTCTGACATCTCTTTTATAGCGGTAAATGTTACAGGGTGAGGATGCCCTATTGCTATTGCCCTTCCTCTTTTTCTTGCTATCCTCAAAAGTTCATCTATCTGTCCTTTTATATAAGAGATATCCTGTTTGTTATCAAGAAATACCTGCCGCTGTGCCGCATTCAAACCAATCTCGTTTGCTATCATCAATGCCTTAGACTTTGCTGTTGTATTGCTGTCAAGGAAAAAGAGATTTTTTTCTTTTATCGCACCAAGAACAACCCTCATACGGTCTTCATCCTCTGTGAACCGAGACCCCATATGGTTATTAACACCCTTTATGTACGGGACAGCCTCTATTTCCTTTAATACCTGTTCATATATCTCGTATTCTGACATGGTTGTAAAGAGTGCGCCTTTGCCAGGGTTATTACCCTCTAAATCTTTAGGTTCCATCGGGATATGCAAAAGGATTTCTAGTCCTTCCCTGTTAGCCTCTTCTGCAACATCCATTGAGCGGGGTAGAAATGGAAGGACTGCAATTGTTACAGGTATATCCATATCTAGAAGTTCCCGCAGCTGCCTAA
The nucleotide sequence above comes from Deltaproteobacteria bacterium. Encoded proteins:
- a CDS encoding divergent polysaccharide deacetylase family protein; protein product: MAYISGCDEKGVVKDRMGNNSKKKKGHLKNSNALIILGAFIGIAAAVLLFNYYSKGKKAPEIKEKEYVPAVTQPEEKPDKVETPAILPEVIERTKPKIAIVIDDMGQNIRQLRELLDMDIPVTIAVLPFLPRSMDVAEEANREGLEILLHIPMEPKDLEGNNPGKGALFTTMSEYEIYEQVLKEIEAVPYIKGVNNHMGSRFTEDEDRMRVVLGAIKEKNLFFLDSNTTAKSKALMIANEIGLNAAQRQVFLDNKQDISYIKGQIDELLRIARKRGRAIAIGHPHPVTFTAIKEMSDKLKNGEIDIVPVSELIMRERNKIKN
- a CDS encoding YchF/TatD family DNA exonuclease, which translates into the protein MPQPSSLLIDTHAHLDDPKYNGDIDEVIKRAKDGGVEYVITVGCLRERADLRKVAALTKRYDMVYSALGIHPHDARHAVIEAYSEIEELAKDKKVVAIGETGLDYYYEHSPKDIQKDAFVQQIHIARQIKLPLIIHSREAQNDTLDIIRHENVRDIGGVVHCFSGKYEMAKKVLDMGLYISFTGVVTFPKAENIHELVRKIPIENMLVETDCPYLAPEPHRGKRNEPSFVTFIARRIAELKNLSYNDVARITTLNAKRLFNIIDSKPETKIVYPIRNSLYLNITNRCTNYCTFCAKFDDYTVKGHNLKLEKEPTSQEILNAVGPNPTKYDEVVFCGFGEPLIRLDVVKEVGMLLKKMGCRIRIDTDGMANLVHGKNCLPELMFVDVISVSMNAADSETYQKLVKTPFGEKAFPAILWFLKEAKRYIPRVVATVVAVPGLDIEACRQLAEDEIGVGFRVREYDVVG